In Streptomyces sp. NBC_00414, a single window of DNA contains:
- a CDS encoding collagen-like protein — protein MTRIQRVLAVRWRGIFLVCVLIALSGVAVILWARIDAGDRRADELRAETARRGDAVSTLAQDVRALRAQVEAGGGTPAAPDPSDAVDDLLDRVRVPTAAHGRPGARGERGATGAGGAAGNDGAAGPGGDRGSRGEAGPPGPTGSPGPSGQPGQPGERGSPGTDGADGSDGANGSDGPAGPPGPDGAQGYQGYQGTRGDTGPRGEKGDKGEKGEPGTACPDGYTLQVPANDPDALICRKGAAEAPAP, from the coding sequence GTGACCCGGATCCAGCGGGTGCTCGCCGTGCGCTGGCGCGGCATTTTCCTCGTGTGCGTGCTGATCGCCCTCAGCGGCGTCGCCGTGATCCTGTGGGCGCGGATCGACGCCGGTGACCGCAGGGCCGACGAGCTGCGCGCCGAGACGGCCCGGCGGGGCGACGCCGTGTCGACACTGGCACAGGACGTGCGCGCGCTGCGCGCCCAGGTCGAGGCCGGCGGCGGCACCCCGGCGGCCCCCGACCCCTCCGACGCGGTGGACGACCTGCTCGACCGGGTGCGGGTGCCGACCGCGGCCCACGGCCGGCCGGGCGCCAGGGGCGAGCGGGGCGCGACCGGGGCCGGCGGCGCGGCCGGGAACGACGGAGCAGCCGGGCCGGGCGGGGACCGCGGGTCGCGCGGTGAGGCCGGGCCGCCGGGACCGACGGGTTCGCCGGGACCCTCCGGGCAGCCCGGGCAGCCTGGGGAGCGGGGTTCGCCGGGCACCGACGGCGCGGACGGGAGCGACGGCGCGAACGGGTCCGACGGACCCGCGGGGCCTCCTGGGCCCGACGGCGCTCAGGGGTATCAGGGCTACCAGGGCACCCGAGGTGACACCGGCCCCAGGGGAGAGAAGGGCGACAAGGGGGAGAAGGGGGAGCCCGGCACCGCCTGCCCGGACGGCTACACCCTCCAGGTGCCCGCGAACGACCCCGACGCCCTCATCTGCCGCAAGGGCGCGGCCGAGGCCCCGGCCCCCTGA
- a CDS encoding molybdopterin oxidoreductase family protein → MRKRDRTPKVYNRLEYPMVRDSRDEPFRRASWDEALDRAARGLGAARGAFGLFSCARATNEMNYVAQKFARVVMGTNNVDSCNRTCHAPSVAGLSAAFGSGGGTSSYAEVEHTDLVVMWGSNARFAHPIFFQHVLKGIRNGARMYAVDPRRTSTAEWAESWLGLNVGTDIPMAHAIGREIIRAGLANDAFIERATTGFEEYKQLVEPWTLSLAEKVTGVPAAAIRELAHAYARAERAQLCWTLGITEHHNGTDNVRALINLSLLTGHVGRFGSGLQPLRGQNNVQGGGDMGAIPNRLPGFQDILDPDTRLKFESAWDTVIQPHYGLNLTEMFEAMEEGSLKAVYCIGENPAQSEADSEQAVRRMKALDFLVVQDIFLTRTAELADVILPATAGWAETEGTTTNSERRVQRVRRAVTPPGEAREDIDILCDLASRMGHEWKYEDSEAVWDELRSVSPDHYGMTYERLAEHQGIQWPCPQTDRLEPTYLHGRLWESDPAARGRLAPFGIVQHDPPVDLTDEQFPIRLTTGRRLDSYNTGVQSGGFASPMRRGEYVELCPEDAERYGVVVGEQVQVSSRRGSVVAPVWVDTALRPGLAFMTMHFPDEVDTNQLTIEANCPIAGTAEFKASAIRIEKLPVAIQVR, encoded by the coding sequence ATGAGGAAGCGAGACCGAACTCCCAAGGTGTACAACCGACTTGAGTACCCCATGGTCCGTGACTCCCGCGACGAGCCCTTCCGCAGGGCGAGCTGGGACGAGGCCCTGGACCGGGCGGCCCGGGGCCTGGGCGCGGCACGCGGCGCGTTCGGCCTGTTCTCCTGCGCCCGCGCGACCAACGAGATGAACTACGTGGCGCAGAAGTTCGCCCGCGTGGTCATGGGCACCAACAACGTCGACTCCTGCAACCGCACCTGTCACGCGCCCAGCGTGGCGGGCCTGTCGGCGGCCTTCGGCTCGGGCGGGGGCACCTCCTCGTACGCCGAGGTCGAGCACACCGACCTCGTCGTGATGTGGGGCTCCAACGCCCGCTTCGCGCACCCGATCTTCTTCCAGCACGTCCTGAAGGGGATCAGGAACGGCGCCCGGATGTACGCCGTCGACCCGCGCCGCACCTCCACGGCGGAGTGGGCCGAGAGCTGGCTCGGGCTGAACGTCGGCACCGACATCCCGATGGCGCACGCGATCGGCCGCGAGATCATCCGAGCCGGGCTCGCGAACGACGCTTTCATCGAGCGGGCCACCACCGGCTTCGAGGAGTACAAGCAGCTCGTCGAGCCCTGGACGCTCTCGCTCGCCGAGAAGGTGACGGGCGTACCGGCCGCCGCGATAAGGGAGTTGGCGCACGCCTACGCCCGCGCCGAGCGCGCCCAGCTGTGCTGGACGCTCGGCATCACCGAGCACCACAACGGTACGGACAACGTCCGCGCGCTCATCAACCTGTCGCTCCTGACGGGCCATGTGGGCCGCTTCGGTTCCGGGTTGCAGCCCCTGCGCGGACAGAACAACGTACAGGGCGGCGGCGACATGGGCGCCATCCCCAACCGGCTGCCCGGCTTCCAGGACATCCTCGACCCGGACACCCGGCTGAAGTTCGAGTCCGCGTGGGACACCGTCATCCAGCCCCACTACGGGCTGAACCTGACGGAGATGTTCGAGGCCATGGAGGAGGGCTCGCTCAAGGCCGTCTACTGCATAGGGGAGAACCCGGCGCAGTCGGAGGCCGACAGCGAGCAGGCGGTACGGCGTATGAAGGCCCTGGACTTCCTCGTCGTGCAGGACATCTTCCTGACGAGGACGGCCGAGCTGGCGGACGTGATCCTGCCCGCGACGGCCGGCTGGGCCGAGACCGAGGGCACCACCACCAACAGCGAGCGGCGGGTCCAGCGGGTGCGGCGGGCGGTCACCCCGCCCGGCGAGGCCCGCGAGGACATCGACATCCTCTGCGACCTCGCCTCCCGCATGGGGCACGAGTGGAAGTACGAGGACTCCGAGGCGGTGTGGGACGAGCTGCGGTCGGTGTCCCCGGACCACTACGGGATGACCTACGAGCGGCTGGCGGAGCACCAGGGCATCCAGTGGCCCTGCCCGCAGACCGACCGGCTCGAACCGACCTATCTGCACGGCCGGTTGTGGGAGTCCGACCCGGCCGCGCGGGGCCGCCTCGCGCCCTTCGGGATCGTCCAGCACGATCCGCCCGTCGACCTGACGGACGAACAGTTCCCGATCCGGCTGACCACCGGGCGGCGGCTCGACTCCTACAACACCGGGGTGCAGAGCGGCGGTTTCGCCTCTCCGATGCGGCGCGGTGAGTACGTCGAGCTGTGCCCGGAGGACGCGGAGCGCTACGGCGTGGTGGTCGGCGAGCAGGTCCAGGTGTCCTCGCGGCGCGGTTCGGTGGTGGCCCCGGTGTGGGTCGACACCGCGCTGCGGCCCGGCCTCGCCTTCATGACCATGCACTTTCCCGACGAGGTGGACACCAACCAGCTGACGATCGAGGCCAATTGCCCGATCGCGGGGACGGCGGAGTTCAAGGCGTCGGCGATCCGGATCGAAAAGCTGCCGGTTGCGATTCAAGTGAGGTGA
- the fdhD gene encoding formate dehydrogenase accessory sulfurtransferase FdhD — MGRVTERRKVIRIRDGAVTTRPDTLVAEEPLEIRLNGKPLAITMRTPGDDFALAAGFLVSEGVLGRADELLNIVYCAGATVDGSNTYNIVDVRTAPGLVIPDITLERNVYTTSSCGLCGKASLDAVRTTARWTIDDTHGDTTPPVRLGPELLASLPDRLRAAQRVFDRTGGLHAAALFTEEGELVDIREDVGRHNAVDKLVGRALQNGSLPLSRTVLLVSGRASFELAQKAVMAGIPVLAAVSAPSSLAVDLAAESNLTLVGFLRGTSMNVYAGEHRIALQAAAAQS; from the coding sequence ATGGGACGAGTCACGGAACGACGCAAGGTGATCCGCATCCGCGACGGGGCGGTCACCACCCGCCCGGACACGCTCGTCGCCGAGGAACCACTGGAGATCCGGCTCAACGGAAAACCCCTCGCGATCACGATGCGCACCCCGGGCGACGACTTCGCGCTCGCGGCGGGCTTCCTGGTCAGCGAGGGGGTTCTGGGCCGGGCCGACGAGCTGCTGAACATCGTCTACTGCGCGGGCGCCACGGTGGACGGCTCGAACACGTACAACATCGTGGACGTGCGGACGGCGCCCGGGCTCGTCATCCCCGACATCACGCTCGAACGCAACGTGTACACGACGTCGTCCTGCGGGCTGTGCGGCAAGGCCAGCCTGGACGCGGTCCGTACGACGGCCCGCTGGACGATCGACGACACGCACGGCGACACGACTCCCCCGGTACGGCTCGGGCCCGAACTGCTCGCGAGCCTCCCCGACCGGCTGCGCGCGGCGCAGCGCGTGTTCGACCGGACCGGGGGTCTGCACGCGGCGGCGCTGTTCACCGAGGAGGGCGAGCTGGTCGACATCCGGGAGGACGTGGGCCGGCACAACGCGGTCGACAAGCTGGTCGGCCGCGCTCTCCAGAACGGCTCCCTGCCGCTGTCCCGCACGGTCCTGCTGGTCTCGGGGCGAGCCTCCTTCGAGCTGGCCCAGAAGGCGGTCATGGCGGGCATCCCGGTGCTCGCCGCGGTCTCGGCGCCGTCCTCGCTGGCGGTGGACCTGGCCGCCGAGTCGAATCTGACCCTCGTAGGTTTCCTGCGGGGCACCTCCATGAACGTGTACGCGGGCGAGCACCGCATCGCTCTGCAGGCCGCGGCCGCCCAGAGCTGA
- a CDS encoding 2Fe-2S iron-sulfur cluster-binding protein encodes MTVTSLGIPRRLLEFTIDGAPVRAPEGSTILDACRSAGKDVPTLCQGDTLTPKNACRVCVVEVEGARTLVPACSRKAEAGMEVRTDTERARHSRKVVLELLASSVDLSTTPEVAGWLKEYEAKPDRFGPDAARLDEEPRIDNDLYVRDYDKCILCYKCVDACGDQWQNTFAISVVGRGFDARIAVEHDGPLTDSACVYCGNCIEVCPTGALSFKSEFDMRAAGTWDESAQTETTTVCAYCGVGCNLTLHVQDNEIVKVTSPHDNPVTHGNLCIKGRFGYQHVQNRD; translated from the coding sequence ATGACCGTGACATCGCTGGGGATCCCCCGCCGCCTGCTGGAGTTCACGATCGACGGCGCGCCCGTGCGGGCCCCGGAGGGCTCGACGATCCTCGACGCCTGCCGGTCGGCGGGCAAGGACGTGCCGACCCTGTGCCAGGGCGACACCCTCACCCCGAAGAACGCCTGCCGGGTGTGCGTCGTGGAGGTCGAGGGCGCGCGCACCCTAGTACCGGCCTGTTCCCGCAAGGCGGAGGCGGGCATGGAGGTCCGCACGGACACCGAGCGGGCCCGGCACAGCCGCAAGGTCGTCCTGGAACTGCTCGCGTCCTCCGTCGACCTGTCCACCACGCCCGAGGTCGCGGGCTGGCTCAAGGAGTACGAGGCCAAGCCCGACCGGTTCGGCCCCGACGCGGCCCGCCTCGACGAGGAACCGCGCATCGACAACGACCTCTACGTGCGCGACTACGACAAGTGCATCCTCTGCTACAAGTGCGTGGACGCCTGCGGCGACCAGTGGCAGAACACCTTCGCGATCTCGGTCGTCGGGCGCGGCTTCGACGCCCGCATCGCCGTCGAGCACGACGGTCCCCTCACGGACTCGGCCTGCGTGTACTGCGGCAACTGCATCGAGGTGTGCCCGACCGGGGCACTTTCGTTCAAGTCGGAGTTCGACATGCGTGCGGCGGGTACGTGGGACGAGTCGGCGCAGACCGAGACGACCACGGTGTGCGCCTATTGCGGAGTGGGCTGCAATCTCACCCTGCACGTACAGGACAATGAGATCGTCAAGGTCACCTCGCCGCACGACAACCCGGTGACCCACGGCAACCTCTGCATCAAGGGCCGCTTCGGCTACCAGCACGTACAGAACCGGGACTGA
- a CDS encoding isochorismatase family protein, with product MNAPDIEPRLALDPARTALVLVDLMDRIVGLPLEPRKGTEVLSVAMELTAAFRAVGAPVVLVRVERPGVPEQPPGSGLVAGLAADGDIEVVKRTIGGFQGTGLDERLRDRGITTVVFGGIATNLGVESTARAAGDLGYDLVFVEDAMAALTGPEHEASVKLDFPRLGTVVTASEVHFTKG from the coding sequence ATGAACGCACCGGACATCGAGCCCCGTCTCGCCCTCGACCCCGCCCGCACCGCCCTCGTCCTCGTGGACCTGATGGACCGCATCGTCGGACTGCCCCTGGAGCCCCGCAAGGGCACCGAAGTGCTGTCCGTCGCAATGGAGTTGACCGCCGCCTTCCGCGCGGTGGGCGCGCCGGTCGTCCTCGTCCGCGTCGAGCGGCCCGGTGTGCCCGAGCAGCCGCCCGGCAGCGGGCTCGTCGCGGGGCTCGCGGCCGACGGCGACATCGAGGTGGTGAAGCGGACGATCGGCGGCTTCCAGGGCACAGGTCTGGACGAGCGGCTGCGGGACCGCGGGATCACCACGGTGGTGTTCGGCGGGATCGCCACGAACCTCGGAGTCGAGTCCACCGCCCGCGCCGCCGGTGACCTCGGCTACGACCTCGTCTTCGTCGAGGACGCCATGGCCGCCCTCACCGGCCCCGAGCACGAGGCCTCGGTGAAGCTGGACTTCCCGCGCCTGGGCACGGTGGTCACGGCCTCGGAGGTGCACTTCACCAAGGGCTGA
- a CDS encoding exo-alpha-sialidase — MRSPLRSPLRTALTAVLAVTALLALPGTGHALPAAEPGETASFEQQVLFKASQDPGYACFRIPAVVKTTKGTLLAFAEGRTNDCSDAGDIDIVLKRSTDGGRTWGPLQVIDEGAGDTHGNPAPIVDRGTGRIVLAETYNTGRTDGGNCAVPCDRTPHMQHSDDDGLTWSEPRDLSDQILPAHWNSWYATGPVHGIQLTRGKHPGRLVFAVNTETWDGSRVSANHAALIVSDDGSDHWRIGATDSWPIADDGTFRQKPSEMTVTERADGTVLVSGREQDGTDLGHRTQAFSTDGGDSFTSRFKALPDLYTPQVQGSTLRLGDRILLACPGDPDRRRTMMIRSSYDNGRTWDSVDRGTVVTTDWSGYSDLVGIGAGTAGLLYEGGAVDARDEIRFARFTEDWLAPRRGPDPTTPDLAPRAPGAAVLGGARETDGKFGGALAFDGADDAVRLPYRAGLPLGSKDFTASLWFRYTATTGEQPFLWMGGVGSTQPQVWLRGEPANNRVQGLITTRDGASAPRSASVRTTGAYNDGQWHHLALRRGAGRLTLFIDGTAAGTVADVPGSVSRNSPFGVHVGQKLDSRAHLTGALDDVRVWDRALSDAELAAVRTADEAVTGDAVLWLPMDRVSAGH; from the coding sequence CTGAGAAGCCCTCTGAGAAGCCCCTTGAGGACCGCCCTGACAGCGGTGCTCGCCGTCACCGCGCTGCTCGCGCTGCCGGGCACCGGACACGCCCTGCCGGCCGCCGAACCCGGCGAGACCGCCTCGTTCGAGCAGCAGGTGCTGTTCAAGGCCTCCCAGGATCCCGGATACGCCTGCTTCCGGATCCCGGCCGTCGTGAAGACCACCAAGGGCACCCTGCTGGCGTTCGCCGAGGGCCGGACGAACGACTGCAGCGACGCGGGCGACATAGACATCGTGCTCAAGCGCTCCACCGACGGCGGCCGTACCTGGGGCCCGCTCCAGGTCATCGACGAGGGCGCGGGCGACACCCACGGCAACCCCGCCCCGATCGTGGACCGCGGGACCGGCCGGATCGTGCTGGCCGAGACGTACAACACGGGCCGTACGGACGGCGGCAACTGCGCGGTGCCGTGCGACCGCACCCCGCACATGCAGCACAGCGACGACGACGGCCTCACCTGGTCCGAGCCCCGCGACCTCAGCGACCAGATCCTGCCCGCGCACTGGAACTCCTGGTACGCGACCGGTCCGGTGCACGGCATCCAGCTGACCCGTGGCAAGCACCCGGGGCGCCTCGTCTTCGCCGTCAACACCGAGACGTGGGACGGCAGCCGCGTCAGCGCCAACCACGCGGCGCTCATCGTCAGCGACGACGGCAGCGACCACTGGCGGATCGGGGCGACGGACTCCTGGCCGATCGCGGACGACGGCACGTTCCGGCAGAAGCCGTCCGAGATGACCGTCACCGAGCGCGCCGACGGCACGGTCCTCGTCAGCGGACGCGAGCAGGACGGCACCGATCTCGGCCACCGCACCCAGGCGTTCAGCACCGACGGCGGCGACAGCTTCACCTCGCGCTTCAAGGCTCTGCCCGACCTCTACACACCGCAGGTCCAGGGCTCCACGCTCCGGCTGGGCGACCGGATCCTGCTCGCCTGCCCCGGCGATCCGGACCGCCGCCGCACGATGATGATCCGCTCCTCCTACGACAACGGGCGCACCTGGGACAGCGTCGACCGCGGCACGGTGGTCACGACGGACTGGTCCGGCTACTCCGACCTGGTCGGCATCGGCGCCGGTACGGCGGGCCTGCTGTACGAGGGCGGCGCCGTGGACGCCCGCGACGAGATCCGTTTCGCACGGTTCACCGAGGACTGGCTGGCCCCGCGCCGCGGCCCCGACCCGACCACCCCCGACCTCGCCCCGCGCGCACCCGGCGCGGCGGTCCTCGGCGGCGCGCGGGAGACGGACGGCAAGTTCGGCGGCGCCCTCGCCTTCGACGGCGCCGACGACGCCGTACGCCTGCCCTACCGGGCCGGACTGCCGCTCGGGAGCAAGGACTTCACCGCGTCGCTGTGGTTCCGCTACACGGCCACGACGGGTGAGCAGCCGTTCCTGTGGATGGGCGGGGTCGGCTCCACCCAGCCGCAGGTGTGGCTGCGCGGCGAGCCCGCGAACAACCGGGTCCAGGGTCTGATCACCACCAGGGACGGCGCGAGCGCCCCCCGGTCCGCGTCCGTGCGCACGACCGGCGCGTACAACGACGGGCAGTGGCACCATCTGGCGCTGCGCCGGGGCGCGGGTCGGCTGACGCTGTTCATCGACGGGACGGCGGCCGGAACGGTGGCGGACGTACCCGGATCGGTGAGCCGCAACTCGCCCTTCGGGGTGCACGTCGGCCAGAAGCTCGACAGCCGCGCGCACCTCACCGGCGCCCTCGACGACGTCCGGGTCTGGGACCGGGCGCTGAGCGACGCCGAACTGGCCGCTGTGCGCACCGCGGACGAGGCGGTGACCGGAGACGCCGTCCTGTGGCTGCCCATGGACCGGGTGAGCGCCGGCCACTAA
- a CDS encoding NAD(P)H-dependent oxidoreductase subunit E, with amino-acid sequence MDLHFGDSKPTDEERAAVDTLLGPPESSWEGADRSDADLRWARGGREARERRDLLLPGLHAVNDRIGWISEGALDYLCRRLTVPPAEAYGVATFYAMFSVKPRPATVLHVCTDLACAAAGSAELCAGVEARLGLGSGVSVERSPCLGLCERAPAALAVKAGDPVRTAVSAPATVERAVLAASSPGSAPEEPAAALAVPQAGDPSLMLLNRVGVVDPASLDDYRAHGGYTALRQAFAIGPAGVIREVTDAGLVGRGGAAFPTGRKWQATASQPDHPHYLVCNADESEPGTFKDRVVMEGDPYSLVEAMTIAAYAVGAHKGYLYLRGEYPRALRRMEHAIGQARARGLLGDDILGQGYAFDIEIRRGAGAYICGEETALFNSIEGYRGEPRSKPPFPVEKGLFGKPTAENNVETLVNVLPILTMGAPAYAAIGTGTSTGPKLFCVSGSVDRPGIYELPFGATLGELLDLAGVRDGLRAVLLGGAAGGFVRPDELDIPLTFEGTREAGTTLGSGVVLAFDDTVPLPRLLLRIAEFFRDESCGQCVPCRVGTVRQEEALHRIVERTGADAAADITLLREVGRAMKDASICGLGQTAWNAVESAIDRLGAYE; translated from the coding sequence GTGGACCTGCACTTCGGTGACAGCAAACCGACGGACGAGGAACGGGCGGCCGTCGACACGCTGCTCGGCCCTCCGGAGTCTTCGTGGGAGGGCGCCGACCGCAGCGATGCCGACCTCAGGTGGGCACGCGGCGGGCGAGAGGCCCGGGAACGTCGTGACCTGCTGTTGCCGGGGCTGCACGCCGTCAACGACCGGATCGGCTGGATCAGCGAGGGCGCCCTCGACTACCTGTGCCGACGGCTGACGGTCCCGCCGGCGGAGGCGTACGGGGTCGCCACCTTCTACGCCATGTTCTCGGTGAAACCGCGCCCCGCCACGGTCCTGCACGTGTGCACGGACCTGGCGTGCGCGGCGGCCGGTTCGGCGGAACTGTGCGCGGGCGTCGAGGCCCGCCTCGGCCTCGGCAGCGGGGTGAGCGTCGAGCGCAGCCCCTGCCTCGGCCTGTGCGAACGGGCCCCGGCCGCGCTCGCGGTCAAGGCCGGGGACCCGGTGCGTACGGCCGTCTCGGCGCCCGCGACCGTCGAGCGGGCCGTGCTCGCGGCGAGCTCGCCCGGCTCGGCGCCCGAGGAACCGGCCGCCGCGCTGGCGGTCCCGCAGGCCGGGGACCCCTCCCTCATGCTGCTGAACCGGGTCGGCGTGGTCGATCCGGCCTCGCTCGACGACTACCGGGCGCACGGCGGCTACACGGCCCTGCGGCAGGCCTTCGCGATCGGCCCCGCCGGGGTCATCCGCGAGGTCACCGACGCGGGTCTGGTCGGGCGCGGCGGCGCCGCCTTCCCCACCGGCCGCAAATGGCAGGCCACGGCGTCCCAGCCCGACCACCCGCACTACCTGGTCTGCAACGCCGACGAATCCGAGCCGGGCACCTTCAAGGACCGGGTCGTCATGGAGGGCGACCCGTACTCCCTCGTGGAGGCGATGACGATCGCGGCCTACGCGGTCGGCGCGCACAAGGGCTACCTCTACCTGCGCGGCGAGTACCCACGAGCCCTGCGCCGCATGGAGCACGCCATCGGGCAGGCACGCGCGCGCGGCCTGCTCGGGGACGACATCCTCGGCCAGGGGTACGCCTTCGACATCGAGATCCGGCGCGGCGCGGGCGCGTACATCTGCGGCGAGGAGACCGCCCTCTTCAACTCCATCGAGGGATACAGAGGGGAGCCGCGGTCGAAGCCGCCCTTCCCCGTGGAGAAGGGCCTGTTCGGCAAACCCACCGCCGAGAACAACGTCGAGACGCTGGTCAACGTCCTGCCGATCCTCACCATGGGGGCCCCGGCGTACGCGGCGATCGGCACCGGCACCTCCACCGGACCGAAGCTGTTCTGTGTGTCGGGCAGTGTGGACCGGCCCGGCATCTACGAGCTGCCGTTCGGCGCCACGCTCGGCGAGCTGCTGGACCTGGCGGGGGTACGCGACGGTCTCCGCGCGGTCCTGCTGGGCGGCGCGGCCGGTGGCTTCGTACGGCCCGACGAACTGGACATCCCGCTCACCTTCGAGGGCACGCGGGAGGCGGGCACGACGCTCGGCTCCGGGGTCGTGCTGGCCTTCGACGACACCGTGCCGCTGCCGCGTCTGCTGCTGCGGATCGCCGAGTTCTTCCGGGACGAGTCGTGCGGGCAGTGCGTGCCGTGCCGGGTCGGGACCGTCCGCCAGGAGGAGGCCCTGCACCGGATCGTCGAGCGGACCGGCGCGGACGCCGCCGCCGACATCACGCTGCTGCGGGAGGTGGGACGGGCCATGAAGGACGCCTCGATCTGCGGTCTGGGACAGACCGCGTGGAACGCCGTGGAATCCGCCATCGACCGCCTGGGGGCGTACGAATGA
- a CDS encoding 2-dehydropantoate 2-reductase encodes MKVAVLGAGAIGAYVGASLHRAGADVHLIARGPHLAAMRQHGVRVLSPRGDFTARAHATDDPAEVGPVDFVFLGLKANSYAACGPLIEPLLHDTTAVIAAQNGIPWWYFHRHGGPHDGHRVESVDPDGAVSAVIAPSRAIGCVVYAATELAGPGVVRHLEGTRFSIGEPDRTVSARCTGFGEAMVAGGLKCPVEPDLRNDIWLKLLGNISFNPISALARATMRQMCLHGGTRRVIEIMMTETLAVAEALGCRVGVSIERRLAGAERVGDHRTSTLQDLERGKPLELDVLLAAVVELAEITDVPVPTLRTVHAISDLLALRTAA; translated from the coding sequence GTGAAAGTGGCAGTTCTCGGCGCCGGTGCGATCGGCGCCTACGTCGGAGCCTCGCTGCACCGCGCGGGTGCCGATGTGCACCTCATCGCCCGTGGACCGCACCTCGCGGCCATGAGGCAGCACGGAGTGCGAGTGCTCAGCCCGCGCGGTGACTTCACCGCCAGGGCCCACGCCACCGACGACCCGGCCGAGGTCGGCCCGGTCGACTTCGTCTTTCTCGGCCTGAAGGCCAACTCGTACGCGGCGTGCGGGCCGCTCATCGAGCCCCTTCTCCACGACACGACCGCGGTGATCGCCGCGCAGAACGGCATTCCCTGGTGGTACTTCCACCGGCACGGCGGCCCGCACGACGGCCACCGCGTCGAGAGCGTGGACCCGGACGGTGCGGTCAGTGCGGTGATCGCGCCCTCCCGGGCCATCGGCTGTGTCGTCTACGCGGCCACCGAACTGGCGGGCCCCGGAGTGGTCCGCCATCTCGAAGGCACCCGGTTCTCCATCGGCGAGCCCGACCGTACGGTCTCGGCGCGCTGCACCGGGTTCGGCGAGGCCATGGTGGCCGGCGGGCTCAAGTGCCCGGTGGAGCCGGACCTGCGCAACGACATCTGGCTCAAGCTGCTCGGCAACATCTCCTTCAACCCCATCAGCGCCCTGGCCCGGGCCACCATGCGGCAGATGTGCCTGCACGGCGGCACCCGCCGGGTCATCGAGATCATGATGACCGAGACGCTCGCGGTCGCCGAGGCACTGGGCTGCCGGGTGGGCGTCTCCATCGAGCGGCGCCTCGCCGGCGCGGAGCGCGTCGGCGACCACCGCACCTCGACGCTCCAGGACCTGGAGCGCGGCAAACCGCTCGAACTCGACGTGCTGCTCGCCGCCGTCGTCGAACTCGCGGAGATCACCGACGTCCCGGTGCCCACGCTCCGCACCGTCCACGCCATCTCGGACCTGCTCGCGCTGAGGACCGCCGCATGA